Proteins co-encoded in one Meiothermus sp. genomic window:
- a CDS encoding type IV pilus twitching motility protein PilT, whose product MSKAPDIVDLLNLAVERSASDLVITVGLPPMVKIDGEFHPTEFEPLTPQETRRLTYALMDEKQQRVFEEEKELDFSFSLPGKGRFRVNIFLQRGSVGGVLRVVPSNVKSFEELGLPKTVADIAMSPRGLVLVTGPTGSGKSTTLASMIDYINERKRCHIVTIEDPIEFFHRHKSSIINQREIGSDTHGFDKALRSVLRQAPDVILVGEMRDYETISAAITAAETGHLVMGTLHTNSAPETIDRIIDVFPESQQEQVRVQLSNNLVAVLTQQLLPKAFGGGRVLAYELMVATPAVRALIREGKSHQLVSVIQTGGQYGMITMDAHLADLFKRKLITYEMGQSRSVDPKEFARLAGAGSPSPQTAGMRRP is encoded by the coding sequence ATGAGCAAAGCACCCGATATTGTAGATCTGCTCAACCTGGCGGTAGAACGCAGTGCTTCGGATTTGGTGATCACAGTGGGCCTTCCCCCCATGGTAAAAATTGACGGGGAGTTTCACCCTACCGAGTTTGAACCCCTAACCCCCCAGGAAACCCGGCGCCTGACCTATGCTCTGATGGACGAGAAGCAGCAGCGGGTTTTTGAGGAGGAAAAGGAGCTCGACTTCTCCTTCAGCCTGCCGGGTAAAGGCCGCTTCCGCGTCAATATCTTCTTGCAGCGCGGTAGTGTGGGTGGGGTGCTGCGGGTGGTGCCCTCCAACGTCAAGAGCTTTGAGGAGCTGGGTCTGCCCAAGACCGTGGCCGATATTGCCATGAGCCCGCGTGGGCTGGTGCTGGTAACCGGGCCTACCGGCTCGGGCAAATCCACCACCCTGGCCTCGATGATCGACTATATCAACGAGCGCAAACGCTGCCACATCGTGACCATCGAAGATCCCATCGAGTTTTTCCACCGGCATAAGAGCTCCATTATCAACCAGCGTGAAATCGGTTCCGATACCCACGGCTTCGACAAGGCCCTGCGCTCGGTGCTGCGACAGGCACCTGACGTGATTCTAGTAGGAGAGATGCGCGACTATGAGACCATTTCGGCCGCTATCACCGCCGCCGAGACCGGGCACCTGGTTATGGGCACACTGCACACCAACAGCGCCCCCGAGACCATCGACCGCATTATTGACGTCTTCCCGGAGTCTCAACAGGAGCAGGTACGGGTGCAGCTCTCCAACAACCTGGTCGCGGTGCTCACCCAACAACTGCTGCCCAAAGCTTTTGGCGGTGGGCGGGTGCTGGCCTACGAGCTCATGGTTGCCACCCCAGCGGTGCGGGCCCTCATCCGCGAAGGAAAGAGCCATCAGCTGGTGAGTGTGATTCAAACTGGCGGCCAGTACGGCATGATCACCATGGATGCCCACCTGGCCGACCTATTCAAGCGCAAGCTGATTACCTACGAGATGGGGCAGTCGCGCTCGGTAGACCCGAAGGAGTTTGCTCGCCTGGCCGGTGCGGGTAGCCCCTCGCCTCAGACAGCTGGCATGCGTCGGCCTTAA